A stretch of DNA from Salmo trutta chromosome 12, fSalTru1.1, whole genome shotgun sequence:
tctcctctgaacagttgatgttgagatgtgtctgttacttaaactctgaagcatttatttgggctgcaatttctgaggctggtaactctaatgaacttatcctctgcagcagagataactctgggtcttcctttcctgtggcggtcctcaatgGAGCCAGtatcatcatagcacttgatggtttttgcgactgcacttcaagaactttgaaagtttcttcaaattttccggattgatgaccttcatgtcttaaagtaatgatggactgtcgtttctctatgcttatttgagctgttcttgccataatatggacatggtcttttaccaaataggactatattctgtataccacccctaccttgtcacaacacaactgattggctcaaacgcaataaggaaagaaattccactaattaacttttaacaaggcacacctatgaattgaaatgcattccaggtgacaacctcatgaagttggttgagagaatgccaagagtgtgcaaagctgtcatcaaggcaaagggtgactattttgaagaatctcaaattaaatatatttggatttgtttaacacttttttggttactacatgattccattagttatttcatagttgatgtctgcactattattatacaatgtagaaaatagtaaaaacaaagaaaaacccttgaatgagtaggtgtgtccaaacttttgactgatactgtaaatATACAACAAACAGAGGATGTCAATATATAGTTATTTCAGTTTTAGAGATCCGTCCAAATTAAAAGCATAGAGTACATCCAACTATAGAGCACATACCGGCTCAGACAGTAGTAGAGAACTCCCCCATAGTATTACCCTAGTGCCTATAACAGTGCAAGACTCTTCCTTACTTACCTGGCTTTCTAGAGAACAAGTTCGCAACGTTAGCGTATGCTGTATAAATATAGGCCAGGGCAGGGCAGAAGTGGTATCTGTGCAAAAAGAATAGTAGACTATCACAGAGTTAAAATGATCAGTCAGCCTGGGTTTATCTGTCCTTGGTGGTCAGCTTCTCAATCAAATCCTGTAGTGGGACCAGCTCTTTCCTGTCAATCAAGTTAAACTCCTGAAAAAGAGAAAACTTGGGTTAAAGCAGGCAATTGCTACAGATTGGTGGTGGATAAGGTGAGTTACCCCTTACCATTGCAAAGCACTTTGAGCATCTGGAAAAGCGCTATTTAAACCCAATTCATCGTTATAAAGATAATATCTCAGTCCTACTCAAAGGGTCATGGCCTCCAGTTCTTGGTGGCATACTCTTGAGGATAGCCTGGTTGCAACTTTGTTTGAGTCAAAATCAAAATGAGCTTGCTAAAGAAGATATGCTAGACTGTGAACCAGGTATTTACATCTTTATCTTTTAGCGTAGCCTTGCCAGCACTATACAATTACCCAGTCGGGTAAAGTACTTAATTAtaaatattttaaagtactacttaagtcgttttcttggtgtatctgtactttactattcatatttttgacaactgttacttcactacattcctaaagaaaataatctactttttactccatgcattttTGCTGAAgtgctcattacattttgaatgcttagcaggacaggaaaatggtccaattcacacacgtatcaagagaacatccctggtcatccctaatgcctctgatctggcagactcacgaAACACATGcctcatttgtaaattatgtctgagagttGGAGCGTGCCCGTGGCTATCCATAAAAATAAACTTGAAAATGtggccgtctgctttgcttaatataaaggaATTTGAGATGATTTGCACTTGTCCTTTTGATACGTAAGTGAAttatagcaattacatttacttttgatacttaagtatatttaaaaccaaatacgtttagacttttactccagtagtattttactgggtgactttcatttgagtcattttcttttaaggtatctttatttttactcaaatatgacaattgggtactttttccaccactgcaattaCCAACAAATTTTAGGCCTATTCATTCCTGTGACATTCATGGAGGTGGGTTCCAGTACTGAAATAGACTTGGGAACCAGGCTACATTGATAGTGGGCTCCAGTCCAGTACCTGAACAAAGAAGATGAAGTGTTTGAAGGAGGTGTTTAGGTGGGCCTCCTCCTGCAGCTGCATCACAGAGTCAAAGTGCTGGTGGTAGATGTGGGCGTAGACCCTGAACAGGCGCTTCAGGATGGTCTTAGCCACCGACATGAAGTTGCGCTTGAACGGGACACCTTGAGGGCAAAGACAAGGGTACAAAGTGTACAGATATAACAGAGACGGGGTATTCTGATAAATTATGGTGTCACTTTACTAGAAATGCAATGTGAAAGACATGGTAATGGCAAAACATGACAGAAATGAACTCATACCTATCTTAGATGGGAATAGTGTCTCGTCATCGAGCTGGTCCTGCACCCAGGTCATTAGGTAATCAATGTACTTGGGAGCTGAGCATTTGATCGGCTTTTTGATGTTGGTTCCATCTGCCCAATGATACTCATATCTACAGAAGAGAAGTTTCATGAATGGCAATTATCATTATGACATGAAAAAAAGGCATGCAAGCACATGCACGTACCTACACAACCACACCCACACTTACTTGGGCCCAGCAGACATGACAGGACAGCTCTCTTCAGTGCAGAAGTCTGTTATGGTACCATAGAGCATGTTGATCTGGTTGAAGAAATCTACAGCTGTGGAAATAAAGAAATAACAAGGACATGTGGCATCATGTGGGACATGTTAGCTGAGCTTCAGAGAATTTTATATCCTACAGACAACATTCACATTGAAGAAAATAAAAGTGCTAGTGTGTGATCTCAGATCTAATTAGTGCGTTGGCAGACATAAGGGGCACAAAGGCATTCTCATATTTCTCCACCCATCCAGAGTCACCTCTCCCTATACGCAGTCTACTGCAAATGAAATCTTGCTCAGGGTCCCCAAATAGCTAGACTCCCATGCATTCCTCTCAAACACACATGAAAACAAATACCGTCTCATCTAATACACACTGAAGTCAGTAAATGAGCAATGTTCTGAAAGTTCCACCTGTCAAACCATCCTCCCATTCTATCTTGAAACATGAGGAACAACAACTCAGAAATTATTTTGTCATAGATTGAACTCTGTCTTAATGATGGTAGCGTAGCCTGGTTCTCTATTTGCTAATCTCACAGCAGAATCCTAACTAGTCGGTCCACTGACTGACAGAGgtcatctgtttgtgtgtgtaagagagaatgtgtgtgcgCCAGAGGATGTGAGATATGCACCGGACGAGTCGTTGGTCTTGGTGGAAGACCAGAGACAGCAAACAAAGCACCAACAGGAGTGGATGATGAGCTCTGTTTAACAGTCAAAGTTGTTTTTTAGGCCTACTATGTTTGTGGTGTTTATTGGATAGAGAAGCAGACTTGTTCCTTACTGTTGACAGCCACCCACTCGTTCAAGTCTTCCCCATCAGGCAGCATGACTGCCATGCGTAAGTTCCCACTGCCCAGTGTAGCCTCTGCATGTTTCAACAGCTCATACTGGTGAGATCCCTCTGGGATGTTCTTCTTGGGTTTGAAGGTCTTGGAAGACCGATTGCCACTGTGTGAGAAATTAGAATGGAAAGACAATGAGTTGGATCGTGTGTGTCTCATAATGGGAGATAAGTGAAGTGAAGCTACTCATTTATTTGACTGAAATAAATTGATATGGAATAGGAAAGAGCATATAATCTGATTTCAACAATAACAAAAGCTGACCTCACACCCTCTTAATAAATAGTAACAGCCAAAGTGCTCTTTGATACAGTCAGCTAACTAGCAACTGAGCTAACAATTTAGCTATCTACATTTCTCATTCCAGTCTTTGACAAAGTTATGCAAATGGTAAAGAGACAACACTGAATGTAAAACGACTTATCTTTTTAGCAAGCTAGATAGACATGGCCAGCTAATAACTAAGGCCTATGTACTTGCATCTTGCTAGTTAAATTAATGCCACAAAATTGCTAATGGTTTAAatacactacagagagaaatagtACATTTGGGTAAGTTGCTACCTAGTTAGCTAgcaatatataatatttataatagCTAACCTTGGCTAGCTAGACTAACTAGTTAATCTAGACATTGTAAATTAGCAATTTATACAAGGCAGCGCTCAGCTAACGTTATAGACCTAGCGCTAGTTACCTAACCAACAGCTTAGCTAGTTACACTCACTGCAGACACTCAGCTAGCTAGCCTGGCTTTACAtgttgttagccagctagctagttaacttaaACTAGTTAACTATGtgttagcttagctagctaacattaacataGCAAACAACGGTGGAAATGGTAACACTATCTTGAAAAGGCAGGCACATTGAACAAGCACATCAAAATAATAAGAGGCAGACGAATACTCACAATAGAAAGCTCATGTTTATCTTATTTATCGTTATACAAGAGGAGCTTTCGCTAGGCCGTTGTGGAGAGAGATGAAGTCAAAACAAATGATTCCAGTCCAGTCAGTATCAGCACAGTGCCAGTGCCGTGGCTTGTCAAACTAGTCCAAATTTCACAGACTGCTTAAAGCGGCCCCTGGCCTGAAACAAAACTTCGTCCTACCACTAAAATGTAGCTTTGCATCAGCGAGCTCTGCAACATCTAGCTACCTAGTCACCGTAATATACATTCGACCGCCCTAAACGTTTACTTATCTGGTTGATTGAGTAACATTTCTGTGAGATCTGGCAAACTGCTCAGCACACTTATTTACAGCTCTCTTCAACGAGCCCTACTTGGAAATGAAATCTCGCGATAGAATCACATTAACGTTTTCATAGTACTCTACTAGGACCAGCAGAGAGCAGTGTTGAATCAAAGTGAATGTAAATATGGTTACATCGTTTTTCATTGGTAAAACTGGTGCTCTCAACTTTATGTTAGAATCACCAACAGTATTTAGCACTAGAACAAGTGATTCAATTGAGATAGGCCTTTACTTtactttttcttattttttttggtCCATTGCCATCATGGGTTTTACAGATTGAAAAATGAAGGGGTTTACATATTTCAA
This window harbors:
- the LOC115203815 gene encoding MOB kinase activator 1B; this translates as MSFLFGNRSSKTFKPKKNIPEGSHQYELLKHAEATLGSGNLRMAVMLPDGEDLNEWVAVNTVDFFNQINMLYGTITDFCTEESCPVMSAGPKYEYHWADGTNIKKPIKCSAPKYIDYLMTWVQDQLDDETLFPSKIGVPFKRNFMSVAKTILKRLFRVYAHIYHQHFDSVMQLQEEAHLNTSFKHFIFFVQEFNLIDRKELVPLQDLIEKLTTKDR